The DNA region TTTGCTGCTGACCATCCCGCCCTCTGTTTCGTGTCCATAAGCGAGCATACCTAACATATAACCCGCAATCAGGGAAGTGTATGTCAAGGTTTGCATTGAATAACCAGTCTCCAGTATGCTGTAACATTCATGGAACAGCTCCAGCCATTTCTGTGCCTTGGTGGGAGACATCTTGGGGATGACATCTGCAACCAGCGGCTCGATATAAGTAGAGGCGTGTTCGCCGCGCAGATGCATCCAATAGATGCTCCAAGGTTCAGCCGAATAGGCTCCGTAGACGTGGGCGATATGGGCAGGCAGGATCACCAGATTTCCGGTGGTAACATCATGCCGCTTGCTTCCAGCGAGCGTATACCAGCCCGTACCCTGGACACAGTACATCACAATATGCGAAGCACATCCTTCGGGCCGGTCCCGGTAATGGTGCTCAGCTTCATGGAAATACCCAATATCGGTAACGTACAGCCCGGACGTGACTGGAGCAGCCGCGGCATCCTCCAGTAGCGGATCAGGCAATACAATAAGTTTTTGCATATGGAATCCGTCGGATTTACGCATTGGGGTTGAACTATTGTAGAGTCTCATACTTTGTATTATGGTGAGGGAGGATAGGGGAGTCAATGGTCTATCTGCAAGCGCTCACAGGATATGCATATCCATAAGAATGGAGGGCGACCAATGAAGCAGAAGTCTGTGAATTGGGTAAGTACATAACAATGGAATCCATATTTGAATGAATAGGGGGAGAATAGTTGATGGAACCAATCGCAACGAATGAAACATTTTTCTATACAGGTACGTATGCATCAGCGGATCAACCCGGAATTTTTCTATGTGCATTGAATACGGATACAGGTGAGATGCGGATTGTGAATCATACGGATGGTGTGGATAATCCATCCTATCTGGCACTGTGCCCGGACGGGAGCAGCCTGTATGTGGTGAGTGAAACGGATGAGGGAGAAGTGCTAGTCTATCGCCGGGATGCGGCAACGAGTGAACTTCATCTGATGGATCGCAAATTGACGAAAGGTGCTTCACCTTGTTATGTATCTGTTACGGAGGATGGCAAGTGGGTTCTTGCGTCAAACTACAGCAGTGGTAGTGTGAATGTATTTCCGATCAGAGATCAGGGGACGCTTGGAGAGATGAGTGTGCTGGTTAAACATACGGGAAGAGGGTTGAACGATGATCGTCAGGAAGGGCCACACGCACACTCCATTCAGCCAGATCCTTCCGGGCAGTATGCCGTTGTCTGTGATCTTGGATTGGACCAGATCATTGTGTATCGGTTGGAAGAGGGGCGTCTCGTTACTCATCGGGAGATGAATCAGCCTCCTGGCTCAGGGCCGAGACATCTGGTCTTCCACCCGAACTCACAATGGGCATATGTGATCAACGAGTTGAGCAACACCGTTACAGCATTCATGTATGATGAGCGTAGAGGTGAATTCAATACATTGCAGCATATATCCACTCTGCCTGAAGGATATAATGGAGAGAGCACGGCAGCCGATATTCGTGTATCCACGTGTGGTCGTTTCCTCTATGCTTCCAATCGTGGAGA from Paenibacillus sp. JNUCC-31 includes:
- a CDS encoding AraC family transcriptional regulator, which translates into the protein MRKSDGFHMQKLIVLPDPLLEDAAAAPVTSGLYVTDIGYFHEAEHHYRDRPEGCASHIVMYCVQGTGWYTLAGSKRHDVTTGNLVILPAHIAHVYGAYSAEPWSIYWMHLRGEHASTYIEPLVADVIPKMSPTKAQKWLELFHECYSILETGYSMQTLTYTSLIAGYMLGMLAYGHETEGGMVSSKRAAEQSVQYMLEHLESGVTLKELAAQARLSVPHYSQLFKQATGHSPIDYFLRLKIQHSCRYLDFTDWTVKQISSELGFKDPYYFSRLFSKMMGRSPTDYRNKSKG
- a CDS encoding lactonase family protein: MEPIATNETFFYTGTYASADQPGIFLCALNTDTGEMRIVNHTDGVDNPSYLALCPDGSSLYVVSETDEGEVLVYRRDAATSELHLMDRKLTKGASPCYVSVTEDGKWVLASNYSSGSVNVFPIRDQGTLGEMSVLVKHTGRGLNDDRQEGPHAHSIQPDPSGQYAVVCDLGLDQIIVYRLEEGRLVTHREMNQPPGSGPRHLVFHPNSQWAYVINELSNTVTAFMYDERRGEFNTLQHISTLPEGYNGESTAADIRVSTCGRFLYASNRGDDSIVLYHIDQESGELEAVEWTSTIGQTPRNFNLLPGGILLVANQDSNNLVGFQMNGEDGRLTHNGFKLELSRPVCIAPVV